One Ooceraea biroi isolate clonal line C1 chromosome 6, Obir_v5.4, whole genome shotgun sequence genomic window carries:
- the LOC105276325 gene encoding protein-L-isoaspartate O-methyltransferase domain-containing protein 1 isoform X1, producing MHNSRFKVVDRTPSQESRNAISARCGISNTFTNMGGAVSSGQNNDELVNNLMESGYIRTKKVEQVFRAVDRADYVLSSYREGAYKDLAWKHGNIHLSAPCIYSEVLEGLSLEPGLSFLNLGSGTGYLSTMAGLLLQQHGTNHGIELHEDCLKYAYERLEEFKQKSLALNEFDFCEPLFIQGNCLSIIPGRQYDRVYCGAACPESHEAFIKQLVRVGGILVMPYKDQLLRVQRVDEDTWLQYTMLPVSFATLVVPPPSEHNLLHLPECNPLSLQELCRGRIRHRLRQNIWCEHADLESKKPILPPHQRQSTQQRTLRRFVIPIFEESDEALTDDEQEISGRARFLLNVDAHPGEAITTTLQLVRAVIQPNQNDSQSPENQLVERVSNELADINEDIRDATVNVSYLERPQQRWEPSVRNPASGTSADDSTSAGHSSTTSADNANNDNNNRERSKRDAEKLVTAYSNMSESESDAEQESAFVQRKKIPKSEKTENSSTMRDVSFNNEEGSSSSNTTHSEITDTTDASDTTMDVDSPEIGNYKPPYRNTYGARATSKNSTSREDVTIAHYIDSNAFATYMKEKIQQLPLPFSVKLYMNYNRKL from the exons TATATCTAACACTTTTACAAATATGGGAGGAGCTGTAAGCAGCGGACAGAACAATGACGAACTAGTGAACAACTTAATGGAATCTGGATACATCAGAACGAAGAAAGTGGAACAGGTCTTCAGAGCTGTGGACAGAGCCGATTACGTTCTGTCTTCTTATCGAGAAGGCGCTTACAAGGATCTAGCTTGGAAGCATgggaacatacatctatcggCTCCTTGTATATATAGTGAAGTGTTGGAAGGACTCAGTTTAGAACCCGGTTTAAGTTTTCTCAATCTTGGTTCGGGCACTGGCTACCTTAGCACAATGGCAGGATTGTTGTTGC AACAACACGGCACGAATCACGGTATCGAGCTACACGAAGATTGTCTAAAGTATGCCTACGAACGGTTAGAGGAGTTCAAGCAGAAGTCGTTGGCTTTAAATGAATTCGACTTTTGCGAACCGTTATTTATACAAG GAAATTGTCTCAGCATCATACCTGGCAGACAGTACGACAGGGTCTACTGTGGCGCGGCGTGTCCCGAAAGTCACGAGGCATTCATTAAACAACTCGTACGCGTCGGAGGTATATTGGTAATGCCCTACAAGGACCAACTGCTACGCGTGCAAAGAGTGGACGAGGATACTTGGTTGCAGTACACGATGCTCCCCGTGTCATTCGCGACCCTAGTCGTACCTCCGCCCTCGGAACACAATCTGCTTCACTTAC CGGAGTGCAATCCTTTGTCCCTGCAAGAGTTGTGTCGCGGTCGGATTCGACATCGTCTACGTCAAAACATCTGGTGCGAGCACGCCGATCTCGAGAGCAAGAAGCCCATACTACCGCCGCATCAGAGGCAGAGTACGCAGCAGCGTACTCTCCGACGTTTCGTCATACCCATCTTCGAAGAATCCGATGAGGCCTTAACCGACGACGAGCAGGAGATCTCCGGACGGGCGCGTTTCCTGCTAAACGTCGACGCTCATCCCGGCGAGGCCATCACGACGACTCTGCAACTAGTGCGGGCTGTCATCCAGCCAAATCAGAACGACAGCCAATCGCCGGAGAACCAGCTCGTCGAGCGGGTCTCGAACGAGCTCGCCGACATCAACGAGGACATTCGAGACGCCACCGTGAACGTGAGCTACCTCGAGAGACCCCAGCAGAGATGGGAGCCGTCCGTGAGGAATCCCGCTTCCGGTACGAGCGCGGACGACAGTACGAGTGCGGGCCACAGTTCTACCACGAGCGCTGACAACGCGAACAACGACAACAACAATAGGGAGCGGAGCAAGAGGGACGCGGAGAAGTTGGTCACCGCGTATTCCAACatgagcgagagcgagagcgacgCCGAGCAGGAGAGCGCTTTCGTGCAACGCAAGAAAATACCGAAGAGCGAGAAAACGGAAAACAGCAGCACGATGAGGGACGTGAGCTTCAACAACGAAGAGGGTAGCTCCAGCTCCAACACCACTCACTCGGAGATCACCGACACAACGGACGCGAGTGATACGACGATGGACGTGGATTCACCGGAAATCGGGAATTATAAACCGCCGTACAGAAATACGTACGGTGCGCGCGCCACGTCGAAGAACTCTACCTCCCGGGAGGACGTAACTATTGCGCATTACATAGATAGTAACGCGTTTGCTACTtacatgaaagaaaaaatacaacAGTTACCTTTGCCTTTCTCAGTAAAGTTGTACATGAATTATAATCGTAAATTATAA
- the LOC105276325 gene encoding protein-L-isoaspartate O-methyltransferase domain-containing protein 1 isoform X2, which translates to MGGAVSSGQNNDELVNNLMESGYIRTKKVEQVFRAVDRADYVLSSYREGAYKDLAWKHGNIHLSAPCIYSEVLEGLSLEPGLSFLNLGSGTGYLSTMAGLLLQQHGTNHGIELHEDCLKYAYERLEEFKQKSLALNEFDFCEPLFIQGNCLSIIPGRQYDRVYCGAACPESHEAFIKQLVRVGGILVMPYKDQLLRVQRVDEDTWLQYTMLPVSFATLVVPPPSEHNLLHLPECNPLSLQELCRGRIRHRLRQNIWCEHADLESKKPILPPHQRQSTQQRTLRRFVIPIFEESDEALTDDEQEISGRARFLLNVDAHPGEAITTTLQLVRAVIQPNQNDSQSPENQLVERVSNELADINEDIRDATVNVSYLERPQQRWEPSVRNPASGTSADDSTSAGHSSTTSADNANNDNNNRERSKRDAEKLVTAYSNMSESESDAEQESAFVQRKKIPKSEKTENSSTMRDVSFNNEEGSSSSNTTHSEITDTTDASDTTMDVDSPEIGNYKPPYRNTYGARATSKNSTSREDVTIAHYIDSNAFATYMKEKIQQLPLPFSVKLYMNYNRKL; encoded by the exons ATGGGAGGAGCTGTAAGCAGCGGACAGAACAATGACGAACTAGTGAACAACTTAATGGAATCTGGATACATCAGAACGAAGAAAGTGGAACAGGTCTTCAGAGCTGTGGACAGAGCCGATTACGTTCTGTCTTCTTATCGAGAAGGCGCTTACAAGGATCTAGCTTGGAAGCATgggaacatacatctatcggCTCCTTGTATATATAGTGAAGTGTTGGAAGGACTCAGTTTAGAACCCGGTTTAAGTTTTCTCAATCTTGGTTCGGGCACTGGCTACCTTAGCACAATGGCAGGATTGTTGTTGC AACAACACGGCACGAATCACGGTATCGAGCTACACGAAGATTGTCTAAAGTATGCCTACGAACGGTTAGAGGAGTTCAAGCAGAAGTCGTTGGCTTTAAATGAATTCGACTTTTGCGAACCGTTATTTATACAAG GAAATTGTCTCAGCATCATACCTGGCAGACAGTACGACAGGGTCTACTGTGGCGCGGCGTGTCCCGAAAGTCACGAGGCATTCATTAAACAACTCGTACGCGTCGGAGGTATATTGGTAATGCCCTACAAGGACCAACTGCTACGCGTGCAAAGAGTGGACGAGGATACTTGGTTGCAGTACACGATGCTCCCCGTGTCATTCGCGACCCTAGTCGTACCTCCGCCCTCGGAACACAATCTGCTTCACTTAC CGGAGTGCAATCCTTTGTCCCTGCAAGAGTTGTGTCGCGGTCGGATTCGACATCGTCTACGTCAAAACATCTGGTGCGAGCACGCCGATCTCGAGAGCAAGAAGCCCATACTACCGCCGCATCAGAGGCAGAGTACGCAGCAGCGTACTCTCCGACGTTTCGTCATACCCATCTTCGAAGAATCCGATGAGGCCTTAACCGACGACGAGCAGGAGATCTCCGGACGGGCGCGTTTCCTGCTAAACGTCGACGCTCATCCCGGCGAGGCCATCACGACGACTCTGCAACTAGTGCGGGCTGTCATCCAGCCAAATCAGAACGACAGCCAATCGCCGGAGAACCAGCTCGTCGAGCGGGTCTCGAACGAGCTCGCCGACATCAACGAGGACATTCGAGACGCCACCGTGAACGTGAGCTACCTCGAGAGACCCCAGCAGAGATGGGAGCCGTCCGTGAGGAATCCCGCTTCCGGTACGAGCGCGGACGACAGTACGAGTGCGGGCCACAGTTCTACCACGAGCGCTGACAACGCGAACAACGACAACAACAATAGGGAGCGGAGCAAGAGGGACGCGGAGAAGTTGGTCACCGCGTATTCCAACatgagcgagagcgagagcgacgCCGAGCAGGAGAGCGCTTTCGTGCAACGCAAGAAAATACCGAAGAGCGAGAAAACGGAAAACAGCAGCACGATGAGGGACGTGAGCTTCAACAACGAAGAGGGTAGCTCCAGCTCCAACACCACTCACTCGGAGATCACCGACACAACGGACGCGAGTGATACGACGATGGACGTGGATTCACCGGAAATCGGGAATTATAAACCGCCGTACAGAAATACGTACGGTGCGCGCGCCACGTCGAAGAACTCTACCTCCCGGGAGGACGTAACTATTGCGCATTACATAGATAGTAACGCGTTTGCTACTtacatgaaagaaaaaatacaacAGTTACCTTTGCCTTTCTCAGTAAAGTTGTACATGAATTATAATCGTAAATTATAA
- the LOC105276424 gene encoding electron transfer flavoprotein beta subunit lysine methyltransferase translates to MIVRRIVCLRKLLFTRKFTQNTTEIWDSFLRNGQITSLKKFIGDHRDVVNAILRNTEITRNHLTPELKLFLLTNKCPLYHEPFIDENEKFDSLTRNVFQDPFWSIYWPGGQGLTRFILDERETILQCAMQNKRKRALRILDLGAGCGATAIATRLVTGSCKIIANDISKVACVAIAMNAILNNVDIEISWKNLLEKSPEDPYDVIFIGDLLYDEEIASTLIAWLENAHLRGTRIYLGDPGRHGLTKDLRKRMKLLRQYDLPEEVRKENHGYDTVTVWEFGRS, encoded by the exons ATGATCGTTAGAAGAATCGTGTGTTTGAGGAAACTTCTTTTCACACGAAAATTTACGCAGAACACAACAGAGATATGGGACAGTTTTCTGCGTAATGGTCAAATAACATCGCTTAAAAAGTTCATCGGGGACCATCGTGATGTGGTGAACGCGATTTTAAGAAACACCGAGATTACTCGCAACCATCTGACTCCAGAATTGAAGCTGTTCCTGCTAACCAATAAGTGTCCCTTATATCACGAGCCCTTTATCGACGAGAATGAAAAATTCGATTCCTTGACCAGGAACGTATTTCAAGACCCATTTTGGTCCATATACTGGCCTGGTGGCCAAGGACTAACGAGGTTCATCCTAGACGAGAGAGAAACTATTTTACAATGTGCGATGCAGAATAAAAGGAAACGTGCGTTAAGGATACTGGATTTGGGTGCAGGATGTGGAGCCACGGCGATAGCTACGAGATTGGTGACTGGGTCATGCAAGATTATTGCAAATGATATTAGCAAAG TCGCCTGCGTAGCTATTGCGATGAATGCAATATTAAACAACGTGGACATTGAGATATCATGGAAAAACCTGCTGGAAAAATCACCGGAAGATCCGTACGATGTGATTTTCATCGGTGATTTACTATATGACGAGGAAATTGCAAGCACGCTGATCGCGTGGTTGGAAAACGCGCATCTACGAGGTACGCGAATTTATTTAGGAGATCCAGGAAGGCATGGATTGACTAAAGATCTTAGGAAGCGAATGAAACTGCTTCGTCAATATGACTTGCCAGAGGAAGTCAGGAAAGAGAATCACGGTTACGACACAGTTACCGTATGGGAATTTGGTCGGTCTTGA
- the LOC105276418 gene encoding uncharacterized protein LOC105276418, whose product MLCCEESRLNDAQSTIAKSVRSSRCDREDSITCGMLPILHRLSTGLEKLKDEYRAIFCVMPLHTEMDTASRLQITLLEAYCREVDIVAVRKPAQAIRQNFYPNCKDLPCVLVALGNSPYLNLPD is encoded by the exons ATGCTGTGCTGCGAGGAATCACGACTCAACGACGCACAGAGCACGATAGCCAAAAG CGTGAGGTCATCGCGGTGTGACCGCGAGGACAGCATCACCTGCGGTATGCTACCAATCCTTCACAGGCTGTCGACCGGCCTGGAAAAACTGAAGGACGAGTACCGGGCGATCTTTTGCGTGATGCCCCTGCACACCGAGATGGACACAGCCAGTCGCCTTCAAATCACTCTGTTGGAGGCGTACTGTCGGGAGGTTGACATTGTAGCAGTGAGGAAGCCCGCGCAAGCGATACGCCAAAATTTCTATCCGAACTGCAAGGACCTGCCGTGTGTCCTGGTGGCCCTCGGAAACTCACCATATCTCAATTTACCGGATTGA